One genomic window of Camelina sativa cultivar DH55 chromosome 5, Cs, whole genome shotgun sequence includes the following:
- the LOC104789720 gene encoding protein PHYLLO, chloroplastic-like has translation MRSSFIVSNPPFLPSLIPRHSSRNSFRRSRERRFSSFAESLRVSLHGIGRNIQVVAQGVQFDGPIMSRDDALEVNLDDDLMVQVCVTRTLSPALTLELGLESLKEAVDELKTNPPKSSCGVLRFQVAVPPRAKALFWFCSQPTSSSVFPVFFLSKETXGYGTSDGKLKLTYNLV, from the exons atgcgatCTTCGTTTATAGTCTCGAATCCTCCGTTTCTTCCTTCTCTAATCCCTCGTCACAGTTCCAGAAACTCCTTTAGACGTAGCAGAGAACGACGCTTCTCCTCCTTTGCTGAGTCTCTTCGTGTTTCTCTTCATGGAATCGGAAGAAACATCCag GTCGTCGCTCAAGGAGTTCAATTCGATGGTCCGATTATGAGTAGAGATGATGCTTTAGAGGTTAATTTGGATGATGATTTAATGGTTCAAGTGTGTGTGACTCGTACCTTGTCTCCAGCTTTGACTCTTGAGCTTGGACTCGAGAGTCTCAAAGAAGCTGTGGACGAATTGAAGACTAATCCTCCTAAGTCATCTTGTGGCGTCTTGCGATTTCAA GTGGCTGTGCCTCCAAGGGCAAAAGCTTTGTTCTGGTTTTGCTCTCAACCAACATCTTCCAGTGTGTTTCCTGTTTTTTTCCTCTCCAAGGAAACCGNCGGATATGGTACATCTGATGGTAAACTTAAACTGACATAtaatctcgtttaa
- the LOC104789721 gene encoding protein PHYLLO, chloroplastic-like, with protein sequence MRSSFIVSNPPFLPSLIPRYSSRSSFRRSRERRFSSFADSLRVSLHGIGRNIEVVAQGVQFDGPIMSRDDALEVNLDDDLMVQVCVTRTLSPALTLELGLESLKEAVDELKTNPPKSSCGVLRFQVAVPPRAKALFWFCSQPTSSSVFPVFFLSKETVEPSYKSLYVKEPHGVFGIGNAFSFVHPSSIDSKGHRKTFLSDESAMVTAYGFLDIDFNEHSTVNSKDGSSYFFVPQIELDEREEISILAVTLAWNDSLSYSFEQTICSYEKSFFQVSCHLCPNLEEHWFKHLKSSIAKFSAKEIHP encoded by the exons atgcgatCTTCGTTTATAGTCTCGAATCCTCCGTTTCTTCCTTCTCTAATCCCTCGTTACAGTTCCAGAAGCTCCTTCAGACGCAGCAGAGAACGACGCTTCTCCTCCTTCGCTGATTCTCTTCGTGTTTCTCTTCATGGAATCGGAAGAAACATCGAG gTCGTCGCTCAAGGAGTTCAATTCGATGGTCCGATTATGAGTAGAGATGATGCTTTAGAGGTGAATTTGGATGATGATTTAATGGTTCAAGTGTGTGTGACTCGTACCTTGTCTCCAGCTTTGACTCTTGAGCTTGGACTCGAGAGTCTCAAAGAAGCTGTGGACGAATTGAAGACTAATCCTCCTAAGTCATCTTGTGGCGTCTTGCGATTTCAA GTGGCTGTGCCTCCAAGGGCAAAAGCTTTGTTCTGGTTTTGCTCTCAACCAACATCTTCCAGTGTGTTTCCTGTTTTTTTCCTCTCCAAGGAAACCGTGGAGCCTTCTTATAAATCACTCTATGTTAAAGAACCTCATGGGGTTTTTGGGATTGGGAATGCATTCTCTTTCGTTCATCCATCGTCAATCGACTCCAAGGGACATAGGAAAAC ATTCCTCTCAGATGAATCAGCTATGGTGACGGCCTATGGATTTCTAGATATTGATTTCAACGAGCACTCTACTGTAAATAGCAAGGATGGCTCTTCTTACTTTTTCGTTCCTCAG ATTGAGTTAGATGAGCGTGAGGAGATCTCTATATTAGCAGTTACACTGGCATGGAATGATTCTCTCTCTTACAGTTTCGAGCAAACGATTTGTTCATATGAGAAATCCTTTTTTCAG GTTTCTTGTCATCTCTGCCCAAATTTAGAGGAGCATTGGTTCAAACATTTAAAAAGTTCTATTGCAAAGTTTAGTGCAAAAGAGATACATCCA